From the Palaemon carinicauda isolate YSFRI2023 chromosome 4, ASM3689809v2, whole genome shotgun sequence genome, the window ttaaaaaaaaaaaaaaaaaaaaaaaaagaaaaaaaaaaaacgggaaaatctttctacagagcacttcaggtatatggaggactacaaaatataatgatctaattatatcaagtcagaaaaaacccagacatgaaatgaagtgtctgaggcctatgtcttacagtatactagaaacagatatatcagttgttatgtgtgcagtgttttgagatctaaattcaggagagtagcaccatctgcatatgcaaactttttgctttctaggccaaccacattaaaaagtataaaataatatggcagtgacggaaattgggcggtaatcagcaggctagagctacctcaaaaaTATTCACCAATTCTACaagaggcataatatatatatatatatatatatatatatatatatatatatgtgtgtgtgtgtgtgtgtgtatatttatatataaatatatatgtatatatatatatatatatatatatatatatatatatatatatatatatacatgtatatttatatatacatacacacacacacacacacatatatatatatatatatatatatatatatataatatatatatatatatatatgtgtgtgtgtgtgtgtgtgtgtatatatacaaattttgataaattgaagaaaatagcggacaacttaagagctaaaaaatcagtggtcttcataaaaaaacaaaggtaaaatagaatttgtgtctacacctccataagcatcaacgaaaatatcttgtttgattaaaaaaaaaaaaaaaaaaaaaaaaaaaaaaaaaaaaaaaaaaaaaaaaaaaaaaaacgggaaaatctttctatagagcacttcaggtatatggaggactacaaaatataatgatctaattatatcaagtcagaaaaaacccagacatgaaatgaagtgtctgaggcctatgtcttacagtatactaaaaacagatatatcagttgttatgtgtgcagtgttttgagatctaaattcaggaaagtagcaccatctgcatatgcaaacagTTTGCTTTCTAGGTCAACcacataaaaaagtataaaataatatGGCAgtgatggaaattgggcggtaatcagcaggctagagctacctcaaaaaTATTaaccaattctacaacaggcataatatatatatatatatatatatatatatatatatatatatatatatatatatatatatatatacatatatatatatatatatatatatatatatatatatatatatatatatatgtgtgtgtgtgtgtgtgtatatttatatataaatatatatgtatatatacacatgtatatttatatatacatacacacacacacacatatatatatatatatatatatatatatatatatatatatatatatatatatatgtgtgtgtgtgtgtgtgtgtgtatacaaattttgataaattgaagaaaatagcggacaacttaagagctaagaaatcagtggtcttcataaaaaaacaaaggtaaaatagaatttgtgtctacacctccataagcatcaacatctgagaagaggtttgaagactatttgaaaactttttgaagactatttcgcaTTTTGgtgactggagacaaagaatgtattttttgaaaacaagctagatacagcaactatATATTGTTggtcggcggggctgcccgcttcccgccagcccgagagggcctccccccctcctgatagcccaggcgggcctcctcccctcccgccagcccaggcgggcctccccccctcccgccagccggggcgggcctccccccctcccgccagcacaGACGGgcctccccctcccgccagcccgggctgtCCTCCCCACTcttgagaagagttttgaagactatttgaagactttttgaagaatATTTTGGATTTTGGGGACTGGGGACAAAgaatgtgtttttcaaaaataagctagatacagcaactctatattgctggctcggcggggctgcccgcttcacGCCAGCCCGGGAGGGGCTCCCCACCTCCCGCCAGCGCGGGCGGTCCTCCCCCCCtgccgccagcccgggcgggcctcccccctcccgccagcctagGCAGGCCTCCCCTCTTCCAGCCAGCCAAGGCAGGCCTCCCTCCCTCACACCAGCCTAGGCGGGGCTCCCCACCTCCCGCCAGCCCGTCTAGGCCTCCCTCCCTCCCACCAGCCCAGGCTGGCCACCCTccttcccaccagcccgggcgggcctccccccctcccgccagcccggggaGGCTTCACCACCACCCGCCAGCCCGGACGGGTCTCCCCACCtgccgccagcccgggcgggcctcccccctcccgccagcctgggcgggcatCCCCCTCTCCGGCCAGCCGGGcaagcctccccccctccctcctgcCCAGGCAAAACTCAACCGCTCCCGCCAGCCCGAGCGGGCTTCCCCCCCACCCAGGCAGGCTTCCCCCCCCTTCCGCCAGCCCCAGTGGGCCTCCCTCTTCTCGCCAgccagggcaggcctccccccgttccgccagcccgggcgggaaTCCCCCTCTCCGGCCAGCCCTGGCAAGCCTCCCCCCTCCCTCCTGCCCAGACaacccttcccccctcccaccagcccgggcaggcctccccccctcccgccagtccAATCGggcccccccctcccgccagcctcggcgggcctcccccctcccgccagcctgggcggaactcccccctcccgccagcatgGGCGGGCCTCCCCCCGTCCCGCttgcccgggcgggcctcccccctcccgccagccctggCGGGCCTCCACCCTCCCGGCATCCCGGGCGGGTctacccccctcccgccagccccggCAGACCTCTCCCTTCTCGCcaacccgggcgggcctccccccctcccgccagcccggggggGCATCCCCCTCTCCGGCCAGCCCGGGCAAGCCTCCCCCCCTCTCTCCTGCCCAGGCAAGACTCAAcccctccagccagcccgggcgggcctcccccccaccCAGGCGGGCTTCACCCCCCTTGCCAGCCCCAGTGGGCCTCCTTCTTCtccccagcccgggcgggcctccctcttttcgccagcccgggcgggcctccccctctccGGCCAGCCCAGGCAAGCCTCCCCCCTCCCTCCTGCCCAGGCaacccttcccccctcccaccagcccgggtgggcatCCCCCTCTCCGGCCAGCCCTGGCAAGCCTCCCCCCTCCCTCCTGCCCAGGCaacccttcccccctcccaccagcccgggcaggcctccccccctccagccagcccaggcgggcctcccccctcccgccattcCGGgaaggcctccccccctcccgtcagcctgggcgggcctccccctcccgCCACCTTGGTCAGGaatcccccctcccgccagcccgggagggcctcccaccCGCCAGCCAGGGCGGTCCTCCCCCAATTCCGTCAGCCTGAGCGGACTTCCTCCCTTCCCGCCAGCCAGGGCTGGCTTCccacctcccaccagcccgggtgggcctccccaccTCCCGCCATCCCGGGCGGGCCTACCTCCCTACCGCCAGCCAGGGCTGGCCtcccccatcccgccagcccgggcaggccttccaCCTCAGGCCAGCCCGGGCAggactccccccctcccgccagcccgagaGGGACCTGCCCCCCTCCTGCCAgaccaggcgggcctccccctccagccagcccgggcgggcctccccctcacTCCCGCCAGCCTGGGGGGCCGCCCCCTCCCGCCATtttggtttccctatttcattctttatcatttgtggtcctttctttcattctttaatcatttatttatcaaacattctcattattttcaaaatgaatggccttcccctccggtgctcgtcttagaccgtcaatattagttcctagattctcactatctctccaaaaaagaaatctctcccgagcggctgcatgaaacaccatccctggaccattccaaactgaaactatttgatatttgtgtgaagccaagacaaggtattcattaccTGGATTCAAaaataggtcatttggagtactatattccatttcctttacacttcgatattacaatctccatagaaaaatcttgcattgtgaagcatgcttccctgaatgagtagtgtcactcaagatttttttttatacaatttatgtctcattcttttatcactattccagttaacgaaaatatcttgtttgatttaaaaaaaaaaaaaacgggaaaatctttctacagagcacttcaggtatatggcagactacaaaatataatgatctaattatatcgagtcagaaaaaacccagacatgaaatgacgtgtctgaggcctttgtcttacagtatactagaaacagatgtatcagttgttatgtgtgcagtgtattgagatctaaattcaggagagtagcaccatctgcaaatGCAAAAGGCTTGCTTTcaaggccaaccacattaaaaagaataagataatatggcagtgacggaaattgggcggtaatcagcaggctagagctacctcaaacatattccccaattctacaacaggcataatatatatgtatatatgtatatatatatatatatatatatatatatatatatatatatatatatatatatatatatatatatatatatatatatatatatatgtgtgtgtgtgtgtgtgtgtgtgtgtgcgtgtttgtaataCCAATTGTCTCTCCTaaaccagggttcggttccccggccgaccagaagctattatctccgagttgattcccccttagttctctgatcacgaggtatagagagaatacagtattgtgggtgtgtaatatatacttatatgaatatgaaaaacacgtctaaatgtgcaaaatttatcattatacacacacacatatacatatatatatgtatatatatatatatatatatatatatatatatatatatatatatatatatatatatatatatatatgtgtgtgtgtgtgtgtgagtgtgtctttgTATGTGGGTGTGTAAATGTCACAAAAGCttacacgtgatgagcataaaataattaagtattatagccctgaaaggaaaaaggaaaacacaaactcggttctccttctgtgactatgatatatatatatatatatatatatatatatatatatatatatatacatacgtatatgtatatataaatatatatatatatatatatatatatatatatatatatatatatatatatatatattatatttatatatatatatatatatatatatatacatacgtatataaatgtataaatatttatatatgtatatatatatatatatatatatatatacatttatatacgtatgtatatatatatatatatatatatatatatatatatatacatatatatatatatatatatatatataatatatatatatatatatatatatatatatatatatatatacatatacacatgtatacacacatatatcattattattattattattattattattattattattattattatcattattgttattattatcactagccaagctaaaaccctagttggaaaagcaggatgttataagcaaaagggctccaacagggaaaatagccaagtgaggaaaggagataagaaaataaataaatgatgagaacaatttaacaataaatccttgtaaaaacaataacaacgtcaaaacatatatgtcatatatacactataaaaagacttatgtcaatgtcagcctgttcaacataaaacatctatgaacttttgaagctctactgattcaaccacccgattaggaagatcattccacaacttagtcacagctggaataaaactagaatactgtgtagtattgagcctcatgatgaagaaaccatggctattggaattaactgcctgcctagtattacgaacaggatggaattggctaggaagatctgaatgtaaagatggtcagagttaggaaaaatcttatgcaacacgtatAATGCACTAATTGAACGAagatgccaaagattaatttctacatcaggcttaaaaaaataatagaccgtaagtttctgtccaacaaaataagatgagaaacagcagctgaagaccagtaaggagaacgatactcaaaacaaggtagaatgaaagaattaaaacaattgttcagtatagattgatcacctaaaatcttgaaagactttctcaatgcgccaatttttttgtgcaattgatgaagacacaagagacacacacacacaaatatatatatatatatatatatatatatatatatatatatatatatatatatatatatatatgtatatatatatatatatatatatatatacatatacatatatatatatatatatatatatatatatatatatatatatatatatatatatatatatatatttaatatatatatatatatatatatatatatatatatatatatatatatatgtagatatatatatatatatatatatatatatatatatatatatatatatatatatatacatttatatatatatacacatatatacatactatacatatatacaaaaacatatatatatatatatatatatatatatatatatatatgtataaatatataaatatatatatatatatatatatatatatatatatatatatatatatattatatatatatatatatatatatatatatatatatatacgtacatatacacacacacacacacacacacacacatatatatatatatatatatatatatatatatatatatatatatatatatatatatatatatatataattatatatatatataaattttgataacttgaagaaaatagcagacaacttaagagctaagaaatcagtggtgttcataaaaaaaaaaaacaaaggaaaaatagaatttgtgtctacacctccataagcatcaacatctgagaagagttttaaagactatttgaagactttttgaagactatttcggattttggagactggagacaaagaatatatttttcaaaaataagccagatacagcaacactatattgttggctcggtggGGCTGCCCGCTtctcgccagcccgggcgggactcccccctcccgccagccaagggaggcctccccccctcccgccagctcgggcgggcctcaccccctcccgccagcccgggagggcctcccccctcccgccggGGCCGGCGGGCCTCACCCTCTACCGCCAGCCAGggagggccttcccccctcccgccagcccgggcaggcctcaccccctcccgcccgcccgggcgggcctcccccccctcctgcCATCCCGCGTGGGCCTCCCCTTTCCCGCCAGCCAGGGcgtgcctcccccctcccgccagcccgggcgggcctccccacatcccgccagcccgggcgggcctcccccctcctgtcagcccaggcgggcctcccccctcccgccagcccgggcgggcctcaccccctcccgccagcctgggaggGCCTCCCTCCTTTCACCAGCCCTAGCGGGCCCCCCCACCTCCCGCCATCCTGGgtgggtctccccccttcccgccagcccgggcgggcctccccccctcacgCCAGCCCAAGCGGGCCCCCCTCCCGTCATcccaggtgggcctcccccccacccgccagcccgggcaggcctcccccctcccgccagccagggcgTGCCTCCCCCCTTCTGCCAgccagggtgggcctcccccccctcccgagagcccgggcgggcctcccccccaccCGCCAGCCTAAGAGGgcctccccctcccgccagccactGGCGGGCCTCCCTCCCTCCCACCAGCCAGGGCGGGCTTCCCCCCCCTCCCAAGGGCCCCAGGCAGTCCTCCCCACTCCCGCccccagcccaggcgggcctctcccctcccgacagcccgggcgggtctccccactcccgccagcccgggcgggcctccccccctcccgccagcccgggcgggccttccccccttgCCAACCCggacgggcctcccccctcccgccagcccgggcgggcctccccccctcccgccagcctaggcgggcctcccccctctaGCCAGCCCAAGCGGGCCTCCCCCACTCCCGCCATCTCGGGTGGGCCTCccaccctcccgccagcccgggcgggcctcccccctcccgccagccagggcaTGCCTCCCCCCCTTCCgccagccagggcgggcctccccccctcctgagagcccgggcgggcctccccccaacCCGCCAGCGCAGGAGGGCCTCCCCCTTCTGCCAGCATCTGGTGGGCCTCCCCCCAACCCGcaagcccgggagggcctccccctccCGCCAGCATCTGGCGGGCCTCCCTCCCTCCTGCCAGCCAGGGGAAGTTTCCCCCCTTCCCGAGCAACTCGGGTggtcctcccccctcccgccagcccgggcgagcctgccaccctcccgccagcccgggctggcctccccccctcccgcaagCCCGTGTAAGCCTCCTCCTCGCTCCCGCTAGCCTGGGGGGCCACCCCCCTTCCGCCAGCCCAAGCGGGCCCCCCCTCTCGCCAtcctgggtgggcctcccccccctcccgccagcccaagCGGGCCCCCCCGTCCCGACatcccgggtgggcctccccccctcccgccagcccgggcgggcctcccccctcccgccaaccagGTTGGGCCTCCCCCCCTACCGAGagcccgggcgggcctctcccCAACCCGCCAGCCTGGGAGGgcctccccctcccgccagccactggcgggcctccctccctcccgccaCCCAGGGTGGGCTCCCCTCACTCCCAAGGGCCCCAGGCAGTCCTCCCCACTCCCGCCATCCCGGGTTGGCCTCccaccctcccgccagcccgggcgggcatcCCCCCTCCCGCCAGACAGGGCGTGCCTCCCCCCCTTCCgccagccagggcgggcctccccccctcccgagaGCCCGGGCGGGCTCCCCCCCAACCCGCCAGCCcaggagggcctcccccttccgcCAGCATCTGGTGGGCCTCCCCCCCaacccgccagcccgggagggcatCCCCCTCCCGCCAGCATCTGGCGGGCCTCCCTCCCTCCTGCCAGCCAGGGCGGGCTTCCCCCCCTCCCGAGCGCCTTGGGTggtcctcccccctcccgccagcccgggcgggcctgccaccctcccgccagcccgggctggCCTACCCCCCTCCCGCAAGCCCGTGTGAGCCTCCTCCTCACTCCCGCCAGCCTGGGAGGCCACCCCCTTCCGCCAGCCCAAGCGGGCCCCCCCTCCCGCCatcccgggtgggcctccccccctcccgccagcccaagCGGGCCCCCCCATCCCGCCATCCCGGGTGggccccccccctcccgccagcccgggcgggcctcccccctcccgccggCCAGGGCGTGCCTCCCCCCTTCCGCCAgccagggtgggcctccccccctcccgagagcccgggtgggcctccccccaaCCTGCCAGCCTGGGAGGGCCTCCCACTCCCGCCAGCCactggcgggcctccccccttccgcCAGCCAGGGTGGGCCTCCCCCACCTCCCGAGAGCCCGGCCGGGCCTCCCCCCAACCCGCCAGCCTGGGAGGgcctccccctcccgccagccagggcgGGCTTCCCCCCCTCCCAAGGGCCCAAGGCAGTCCTCCCCactcccgctagcccgggcgggtCTCCCAACTCCCGGCAGCCCGGGCGGGCCCCCCCCcgtcccgccagcccgggcgggccttcccccccgccagcctgggcgggcctccccctcccgccagcccgggcgggccaccccccctcccgccagcccgggcgggcctcccccctctaGCCAGCCCAAGCGGGCCTCCCCCACTCCCGCCATCCCGGGTTTGCCTCCCACCCTCCCggcagcccgggcgggcctcccccctcccgccagccagggcgTGCCTCCCCCACTTCCGCCAgccagggtgggcctccccccctcccaagagcccgggcgggcctccccccaacCCGCCAGCCcaggagggcctcccccttccgcCAGCATCTGGTGGGCCTCCCCCCAACCCGCCAGCCCGGGGGGGCCTCCCCCTCCTGCCAGCATCTGGTGGGCCTCCCTCCCTCCGGCCAGCCAGGGCGGGCTTCCCCCCCCTCCCGAGCGCCTCGGGGggtcctcccccctcccaccagcccgggcgggcctgccaccctcccgctagcccgggctGGCCTACCCCCCTCCCGCAAGCCCGTGTGAGCCTCCTCCTCGCTCCCGCCAGCCTGGGGGGCCACCCCCCTtccgccatttttgtttccctatttcattctttatcatttgtggtcctttctttcattctttaatcatttatttatcaaacattctcctcattttcaaaatgaatggccttcccctctggtgctcgtcttagaccgtcaatattagttactagattctcactatctctccagaaaagaaatctctcccgagcggcagcatgaaacaccttccctggaccattccaacctagaactatttgatatttgtgtgaagccaagacaaggtattcctTACCTGGATTCAaagataggtcatttggagtacaaTATGCCATTTCCTTTAcacttcgatattacaatctccatagaaaaaactagcattgtgaagcatgcttccatgaatgagAAGTGTccctcaagattttcttttatactatTTGTGTCTCATTCTTtcatcactattccagttaacaaaaaatatcttgtttgattagaaaaaaaaaaataaataaataaaaaaaaaaaaaaaaaaaaaagggaaaatatttctaCAGAGCatttcaggtatatggaggactacaaaatataatgatccaaTTATGTCGAGTCagcaaaaacccagacatgaaatgacgtgtctaaggcctttgtattacagtatactagaaacagatatattagttgttgtgtgtgcagtgtattgagatctaaattcaggagagtagcacaatctgcatatgcaaagagtttGCTTTCTTGGCCAAccatattaaaaagaataagataatatggcaatgacgggaattgggcggtaatcagcaggctagagctacctcaaacatatccccaattctacaacaggcataatatcatatatatatatatatatatatatatatatatatatatatatatatatatatatatatatatatatatataaataaataaatatatatatatatatatatatatatatatatattatatatatctatatatatat encodes:
- the LOC137639324 gene encoding nascent polypeptide-associated complex subunit alpha, muscle-specific form-like, whose protein sequence is MVTVSARSAFASRVEGPYNIQQLYIVGSAGLPAFPQPGRDSPFPSSPGGLPPLPPARASLPPSRHPGRASPTPTSPGRPPSLPPAREGILPPVSPSGSPNLPLARAGLPPSRQFGRAFPPSRQPGRACLPPASLGGPPPLPPARQPGRASSLTPAWAGFPHSHQHGQASPPPASPGGPAPLPPARAGLPPSRQPGRACPPPASPGGPAPLPPARAGVPPSHQPGRASPPPVSPGRPPPSRQPGPASPHPASQGGPPTLPPARAGLPPPPGRACPPPTSTGRPPPSRQLGLAYPHPASLSGHTPLPPARAGFSPSCQPGRASPPPASPCGPTPLPPAWACLPSPASRPPPPPVSPGGTPPLPSSRRGSPPPASPGGPTPLPPARASLPPQASPGGPLPLWPARAGLSPSRQPGLDTATLYCWFCGAARFLPAREGLPPSCQRGPASPLPPARAGLTPSCQPERAYPPPASPGGLLPFPPSWAGLPPSRQPVRAYPPPASLGVSPQSRQPASPPPPGRAYPPPASPGGPPPSYQPVWACLPTATPGGTSPLQPARAGLPPLPPARAGLPASRQPGRASSVPPARAGLLPPASPGGPAPLPPARAGVPPSHQPGRASPPPVSPGRPPPSRQPGQASPHPASQGGPPTLPPARAGLPPPVRPGGPPPSPSLGGPPLLSPARAGLPPSRQPGRASPSPDHPGRPPPSSQPRRASHLLKKIAENLRAKKSVFFMKNKPGRASPLPAILGGPPPPPASPCGPTPLPPAWACLPSPASRPPPPPVSPGGTPPLPSSRRGSPPTRQPGRDCPPPASPGRPPPSTASPGGPTPLPPARAGLPPPTSLCGPASLPPPQAGLPPSSQPEQASPLSRQPGRASPPPASPGGPPPFRQPGRASSLPPARAGLPPPAIPGGPRPSCQPRRAYPPPTSPGRPAPLLLARAGLPPSPPARAYLPPPRQPGRASPHPASLIQQLYIAGSAGLPASRQPGRGSPPPASAGGPPPLPPARAGLPPPASLGRPPLFQPAKAGLPPSHQPRRGSPPPASPSRPPSLPPAQAGHPPSHQPGRASPPPASPGRLHHHPPARTGLPTCRQPGRASPLPPAWAGIPLSGQPGKPPPLPPAQAKLNRSRQPERASPPPRQASPPFRQPQWASLFSPARAGLPPFRQPGRESPSPASPGKPPPSLLPRQPFPPPTSPGRPPPLPPVQSGPPLPPASAGLPPPASLGGTPPSRQHGRASPRPACPGGPPPSRQPWRASTLPASRAGLPPSRQPRQTSPFSPTRAGLPPSRQPGGASPSPASPARAGLPLFASPGGPPPLRPAQASLPPPSCPGNPSPLPPARVGIPLSGQPWQASPLPPAQATLPPSHQPGQASPPPASPGGPPPSRHSGKASPPPVSLGGPPPPATLVRNPPSRQPGRASHPPARAVLPQFRQPERTSSLPASQGWLPTSHQPGWASPPPAIPGGPTSLPPARAGLPHPASPGRPSTSGQPGQDSPPPASPRGTCPPPARPGGPPPPASPGGPPPHSRQPGGPPPPAILPDTATLYCWLGGAARFSPARAGLPPPASQGRPPPLPPARAGLTPSRQPGRASPLPPGPAGLTLYRQPGRAFPPPASPGRPHPLPPARAGLPPLLPSRVGLPFPASQGVPPPSRQPGRASPHPASPGGPPPSCQPRRASPLPPARAGLTPSRQPGRASLLSPALAGPPTSRHPGWVSPLPASPGGPPPLTPAQAGPPPVIPGGPPPHPPARAGLPPPASQGVPPPFCQPGWASPPSREPGRASPPPASLRGPPPPASHWRASLPPTSQGGLPPPPKGPRQSSPLPPPAQAGLSPPDSPGGSPHSRQPGRASPPPASPGGPSPLANPDGPPPSRQPGRASPPPASLGGPPPSSQPKRASPTPAISAWGATPLPPAQAGPPSRHPGWASPPSRQPKRAPPSRHPGWASPPPASPGGPPPSRQPGWASPPTESPGGPLPNPPAWEGLPLPPATGGPPSLPPPRVGSPHSQGPQAVLPTPAIPGWPPTLPPARAGIPPPARQGVPPPLPPARAGLPPSREPGRAPPQPASPGGPPPSASIWWASPPTRQPGRASPSRQHLAGLPPSCQPGRASPPPERLGWSSPLPPARAGLPPSRQPGLAYPPPASPCEPPPHSRQPGRPPPSASPSGPPLPPSRVGLPPSRQPKRAPPSRHPGWAPPLPPARAGLPPPAGQGVPPPFRQPGWASPPPESPGGPPPNLPAWEGLPLPPATGGPPPFRQPGWASPTSREPGRASPQPASLGGPPPPASQGGLPPLPRAQGSPPHSR